One region of Ahniella affigens genomic DNA includes:
- the queF gene encoding preQ(1) synthase, protein MSTKPSKTLETFPNPEPKRDYTIRMRIPEFTCLCPKTGQPDFATMHLEYIPDKTCVELKSLKLYMWSFREEGAFHEAVTNKILEDLAKATKPRFMRLTAEWYVRGGIYTTVVAEHAAKGFKPKPKIELP, encoded by the coding sequence ATGAGTACCAAGCCGTCCAAGACGCTGGAGACGTTTCCGAACCCCGAGCCGAAACGCGACTATACCATTCGCATGCGGATTCCGGAGTTCACTTGCCTTTGCCCCAAAACCGGGCAACCCGACTTCGCCACCATGCACCTGGAATACATCCCGGACAAGACCTGTGTGGAGCTCAAGTCGCTGAAGCTCTACATGTGGAGTTTCCGCGAGGAAGGCGCGTTCCACGAGGCCGTTACCAACAAAATCCTCGAAGATCTGGCCAAAGCCACGAAGCCACGCTTCATGCGGCTCACCGCCGAATGGTACGTCCGCGGCGGCATTTACACGACCGTCGTGGCCGAACACGCGGCGAAGGGCTTCAAGCCCAAGCCCAAGATTGAGCTGCCCTGA
- the smc gene encoding chromosome segregation protein SMC encodes MRLSSIKLSGFKSFVDPTVLHLPTNMTGIVGPNGCGKSNIIDAIRWVMGESAASRLRGDAITDVIFSGSGNRKPVGSATVELIFDNSDGTIQGEYASFNEISIKRQVSRDGQSNYFLNGGKCRRRDIIDVFLGTGLGARSYSIIEQGMISQIIEAKPEDLRLHLEEAAGISKYKERRKETESRIKSTRENLDRLNDVRQEVDKQLEHLNRQAKQAERYQKLKAEATRVEAELKALHLLSLRGELDERTQKVRNMELRIEELVTEQRAIEAQLEEEREKQVTASDHFNQVQGELYRVSGEIARVEQQINFNRDLNERLTKALKEAEQAHGELAEHIRGDREQIEALTLSLADSEPQLEMLEIQADERAEALRLAEQGILDWQTRWDTYARDSGESSRLAEVERTRLNFLDKQALDAAQRLSVLEEEQGKANLDQLAMAQDDLLLRQEELREKVEQNTALLDERKILLGRVQDETKSLQTRLNDSRSELSKARGRLSSLEALQHAALGQEKGGAQAWLDRIGLGQGKRLGEVLKVDDGFERAVEVVLGAWLDGALTDAPSSYLDELTSLGEHNVVLLSGDLGQRRMGSLAQHVEGPEAALRALEKVRVVNDLAEARALHTSLAADESVITRSGDWLGRDWVRISRAKEAHSGVLAREREIEALQIRITDLEREIEILLAKQDELKQQHFEAERARDDAQRDLYFAHRQLSEVAGQIQSEKGRLESMTTRMGRVGTEIAELRQRVAELDVESRDARARLETATERMGDLEDQRAQLDGERRSLLERREDARANAREAQDAKHQIALRSEAKRSTLSSLQQSLQRMVGQLATLDSRKQELAQQLAQGTEPGTDLDAELRTYLDQRMLVDRQLIDARKALESCDLAFRALEQERSRVERLANEQREQLSGLRLEEQSLKMRADQHTDAIQTAGFEIEAVAQELPPEAEPGLWAERLAELERSIKRLEPVNLAAINEYQEQSARKVYLDTQFGDLTTALETLEGAIKKIDRETRTRFKETFDKVNVGLQELFPRLFGGGHAYLELTGEDLLDTGVSIMARPPGKRVTSITLLSGGEKALTAVALVFSIFRLNPAPFCLLDEVDAPLDEANVGRFCNMLKEMCERVQFLFVSHNKATMEAASQLCGVTMREPGVSRLVSVDLAEAAKLAGAA; translated from the coding sequence ATGCGTCTATCCAGCATCAAATTGTCCGGTTTCAAGTCGTTTGTCGACCCAACCGTACTGCATTTGCCGACCAACATGACCGGCATTGTCGGTCCGAACGGCTGCGGCAAGTCCAACATCATTGATGCGATCCGCTGGGTGATGGGCGAGAGCGCCGCCAGCCGTCTGCGCGGCGATGCCATTACCGACGTGATCTTCTCCGGCTCGGGCAACCGAAAGCCGGTGGGCTCGGCCACGGTCGAGCTGATCTTCGACAATTCCGATGGCACCATCCAGGGCGAATACGCGAGCTTCAATGAGATCTCGATCAAGCGCCAGGTCAGCCGCGATGGGCAGTCGAACTATTTTCTGAACGGTGGCAAGTGCCGCCGTCGTGACATCATTGATGTGTTCCTTGGCACCGGTCTCGGCGCGCGCTCGTACTCGATCATCGAGCAGGGCATGATCTCGCAGATCATCGAGGCCAAGCCTGAGGATCTCCGCCTGCATTTGGAGGAGGCGGCTGGTATCTCCAAGTACAAAGAGCGTCGCAAAGAGACCGAGTCGCGCATCAAGTCCACTCGCGAGAATCTCGATCGCTTGAACGACGTGCGCCAGGAAGTCGACAAGCAGCTGGAGCACCTCAATCGGCAAGCGAAGCAAGCGGAGCGCTATCAGAAGCTGAAGGCCGAGGCCACGCGCGTCGAGGCGGAGCTGAAGGCGCTGCATTTGCTCAGCCTGCGCGGCGAATTGGATGAGCGCACGCAGAAAGTCCGCAACATGGAATTGCGGATCGAGGAATTGGTCACCGAGCAGCGCGCCATTGAGGCGCAGCTGGAAGAAGAGCGAGAGAAGCAGGTCACGGCCTCCGATCACTTCAATCAAGTGCAAGGCGAGCTGTATCGCGTCAGCGGCGAAATCGCGCGCGTTGAGCAGCAGATCAACTTCAACCGCGATCTGAACGAACGTCTGACCAAGGCGCTGAAAGAAGCCGAGCAGGCGCACGGAGAGTTGGCTGAGCACATTCGCGGCGACCGCGAGCAGATCGAGGCGCTGACGCTGTCGCTGGCCGATTCCGAGCCACAGCTGGAAATGCTCGAAATCCAAGCCGACGAGCGCGCCGAAGCGCTGCGCCTGGCCGAGCAGGGCATTCTGGATTGGCAGACGCGCTGGGACACTTATGCGCGCGATTCGGGCGAGTCGTCGCGACTGGCCGAAGTGGAACGCACCCGCTTGAACTTCCTCGACAAGCAGGCCCTCGATGCGGCGCAGCGCTTGTCGGTGCTTGAAGAGGAACAGGGCAAGGCGAATCTCGATCAACTTGCGATGGCGCAGGACGATCTGCTGTTGCGGCAGGAAGAATTACGCGAAAAGGTCGAGCAGAACACGGCTTTGCTGGATGAGCGCAAGATCCTGCTTGGTCGGGTTCAGGATGAAACCAAGTCGCTGCAGACGCGACTCAATGATTCGCGCTCGGAACTCTCCAAAGCCCGTGGCCGATTGAGTTCGCTCGAAGCGTTGCAGCACGCCGCGCTGGGTCAGGAAAAGGGCGGGGCGCAAGCTTGGTTGGATCGCATTGGTCTCGGCCAGGGCAAACGCCTGGGCGAGGTGCTGAAGGTCGACGATGGCTTTGAACGGGCGGTTGAAGTGGTCTTGGGCGCCTGGCTCGATGGCGCGTTGACCGACGCGCCAAGCAGCTATTTGGATGAGTTGACGAGCCTCGGCGAGCATAACGTCGTACTGTTGTCAGGCGATCTGGGTCAGCGACGCATGGGTAGTCTGGCGCAGCATGTCGAAGGCCCTGAAGCGGCCTTGCGCGCATTGGAAAAAGTCCGAGTGGTGAACGACTTGGCTGAGGCCCGCGCGCTGCACACCAGTCTCGCGGCCGATGAATCCGTGATTACCCGTAGTGGCGATTGGCTCGGGCGCGATTGGGTGCGCATCAGCCGTGCCAAAGAAGCGCATTCGGGCGTCTTGGCGCGCGAGCGCGAGATCGAAGCCTTGCAGATTCGCATTACTGATCTGGAGCGCGAGATCGAGATCTTGCTGGCGAAGCAGGACGAATTGAAGCAACAGCACTTTGAAGCTGAGCGTGCTCGAGACGACGCACAGCGCGACCTGTATTTCGCGCATCGGCAATTGTCCGAAGTCGCCGGTCAAATCCAGAGCGAGAAGGGTCGCCTGGAGAGCATGACGACGCGGATGGGTCGGGTTGGTACCGAAATCGCCGAACTGCGCCAGCGCGTTGCCGAATTGGACGTCGAGTCGCGGGACGCACGCGCCCGCCTGGAAACGGCGACCGAGCGCATGGGCGATCTGGAGGACCAGCGCGCGCAGTTGGATGGCGAGCGGCGCTCGTTGTTGGAGCGTCGTGAGGATGCCCGCGCCAACGCGCGCGAAGCGCAGGATGCCAAGCATCAGATTGCGTTGCGCTCCGAGGCCAAACGATCCACGTTGAGCTCGTTGCAGCAGTCGTTGCAGCGCATGGTTGGGCAGTTAGCGACCCTCGACAGCCGGAAGCAGGAACTCGCGCAGCAACTGGCGCAGGGCACCGAGCCCGGCACCGATCTGGACGCCGAACTGCGGACTTACCTGGATCAGCGCATGCTGGTCGACCGTCAGCTGATCGATGCCCGCAAAGCGTTGGAATCGTGCGATCTCGCGTTCCGTGCGTTGGAGCAGGAGCGCTCGCGCGTGGAGCGACTCGCAAATGAGCAACGCGAGCAACTGTCTGGTCTGCGCCTCGAAGAACAAAGCCTCAAGATGCGTGCCGATCAGCACACGGATGCGATTCAGACGGCCGGGTTCGAAATCGAAGCCGTCGCTCAGGAATTGCCGCCAGAAGCCGAACCCGGTCTTTGGGCCGAGCGGCTGGCCGAACTGGAGCGGAGCATCAAGCGTTTGGAGCCCGTCAACTTGGCGGCGATCAACGAGTATCAGGAACAGTCGGCGCGCAAGGTCTATCTGGACACGCAGTTCGGCGACTTGACCACCGCGCTGGAAACGCTCGAAGGCGCCATCAAGAAGATCGACCGCGAAACCCGGACTCGCTTCAAGGAGACGTTCGACAAGGTCAACGTCGGCCTCCAGGAGTTGTTCCCGCGCTTGTTCGGCGGTGGCCACGCGTACCTGGAACTGACCGGCGAAGACTTGCTCGATACGGGTGTGTCGATCATGGCCCGGCCGCCCGGCAAACGCGTGACGTCGATCACGTTGTTGTCGGGTGGCGAAAAGGCGCTGACTGCAGTCGCGCTCGTGTTTTCTATTTTCCGTCTGAATCCGGCGCCGTTCTGCTTGCTGGACGAGGTTGATGCGCCGCTTGACGAGGCCAACGTTGGCCGGTTCTGCAACATGCTGAAGGAAATGTGCGAACGCGTGCAGTTCTTGTTCGTGTCGCACAACAAGGCGACCATGGAAGCTGCCTCGCAGCTTTGCGGCGTGACCATGCGCGAACCGGGTGTGTCACGTTTGGTGTCGGTGGATTTGGCTGAAGCGGCCAAGCTGGCCGGGGCCGCCTGA
- the zipA gene encoding cell division protein ZipA, with protein MWTQNTVEAWILRLIIVVVGLGVLGLIYWHGSRQFGQQGRRVSAPKSRDRQEPDLGHASSVGLDGMDPDLQAELTRLSREISDHRGQSFAESDSDHFTDTTMSGRREPKFEFDLSGFAAEPDAESAEPGLAAPESSATPNPASRARPESEIISLPAESSVGARREERIDRIVTLFICANDGEMLRGSDIVVAAEKTGLVFGHLGIFHSLIPGKPESGPIFSMASMVKPGHFDMRRIQELRTPGLTLFMALPGPMRALDAWDSMFPIANRLGELLGAQVLDEHRNALGRQRIQHLRDELRAYDREQDKNVIKRPW; from the coding sequence ATGTGGACGCAAAACACTGTGGAAGCCTGGATTCTCCGTTTGATCATCGTTGTGGTTGGCCTGGGCGTGCTTGGCTTGATTTACTGGCACGGCAGTCGGCAGTTTGGCCAACAGGGTCGGCGGGTGTCTGCCCCGAAGTCTCGGGATCGTCAGGAGCCTGATCTCGGCCATGCGTCGAGCGTTGGGCTGGATGGCATGGACCCCGATTTGCAAGCCGAACTGACCCGGCTTTCCCGCGAGATCTCCGATCACCGCGGTCAGAGTTTTGCCGAGTCCGATTCGGATCACTTCACTGACACAACAATGTCTGGGCGGCGTGAGCCCAAATTCGAGTTTGACTTGTCGGGATTTGCGGCTGAGCCAGACGCAGAATCGGCTGAGCCCGGCCTCGCAGCACCTGAATCGTCGGCGACGCCGAATCCAGCGTCCCGCGCCCGGCCCGAATCGGAAATCATCTCATTGCCCGCGGAAAGCTCGGTTGGCGCGCGTCGTGAGGAGCGCATCGATCGAATCGTCACGCTGTTCATTTGTGCGAACGACGGCGAGATGTTGCGCGGGAGCGATATTGTCGTTGCAGCGGAGAAAACCGGCCTGGTGTTTGGGCACCTGGGCATTTTTCACAGCCTGATTCCCGGCAAGCCGGAATCGGGGCCAATTTTCAGCATGGCCAGCATGGTCAAGCCTGGCCATTTCGACATGCGGCGAATTCAGGAGCTTCGGACCCCTGGATTGACCTTGTTCATGGCGTTGCCTGGGCCCATGCGTGCGCTGGATGCCTGGGATTCGATGTTCCCGATCGCCAATCGGCTCGGCGAGTTGCTTGGTGCGCAAGTTCTCGACGAGCATCGCAACGCGCTTGGGCGCCAGCGAATTCAACATCTGCGTGATGAACTGCGAGCGTATGACCGCGAGCAGGACAAGAATGTCATCAAACGGCCTTGGTAA
- a CDS encoding GNAT family N-acetyltransferase, translating into MDSHPNRPATIRQTPKRHYLGRWREQLRWADGLELLIRPIEVIDAGPLREGFSKLEPEEVRLRFLHPMTELTEAYARELCDLDPALAFALVATEPGEPGSAAIGGVARLAFDLAKKRAEFAIIVGHQIGGRGIGRLMMQRLIECARKRGMHAIFGDVLIENLPMTRLAHALGFRTQSIGEPGLIRVWKDLRVTTATELGSGSGLAA; encoded by the coding sequence ATGGACAGCCACCCGAACCGCCCCGCGACCATTCGTCAGACCCCCAAACGGCACTATCTGGGACGCTGGCGGGAACAACTGCGGTGGGCGGATGGACTCGAGCTTCTGATCCGGCCGATCGAGGTGATCGATGCGGGGCCATTGCGCGAGGGCTTTTCCAAGTTGGAGCCGGAGGAGGTTCGCCTCCGGTTTCTGCACCCAATGACTGAGCTGACTGAAGCGTACGCTCGCGAGCTTTGTGATTTGGACCCAGCGCTGGCCTTCGCGTTGGTCGCTACTGAACCGGGCGAGCCGGGTTCGGCGGCGATTGGCGGCGTCGCTCGACTGGCCTTCGATCTTGCGAAGAAGCGGGCAGAGTTCGCGATTATCGTCGGCCATCAAATTGGTGGACGTGGTATTGGTCGTCTGATGATGCAGCGCCTGATTGAGTGCGCTCGGAAGCGTGGCATGCACGCGATTTTTGGCGATGTCCTGATTGAAAACCTGCCAATGACGCGACTCGCGCACGCGCTCGGGTTTCGAACGCAGTCGATCGGTGAGCCCGGATTGATCCGAGTTTGGAAGGACTTGCGCGTGACGACCGCGACGGAGCTCGGCAGTGGCTCCGGTCTTGCTGCTTGA
- a CDS encoding TatD family hydrolase yields the protein MRFSDSHCHLDAPEFDADRGAVMAHAKAAGVWRQLLPAIDLDSSQAIWNLHFADATLLPAFGFHPMYLDRYSEAGCAALAHLVATHRPVAIGECGLDYFVEGLDHQQQSDVLGAHLRLAVDHGLPVILHARRAVDAVIAQLRRFRPTGGVVHSFSGSWQQAEQLFALGFSLGIGGPVTYERAQRLRDIVRRMPIEFLLLETDAPDQPSCSLRGQRHTPGDLLLIAKAVADLRSISLEALSAATEANFSRLFGPPAT from the coding sequence ATTCGGTTCAGCGACAGCCACTGTCACCTGGATGCCCCGGAGTTTGATGCCGATCGCGGCGCCGTCATGGCTCACGCCAAAGCGGCAGGCGTCTGGCGGCAGTTGCTGCCTGCCATTGATCTGGACAGTAGCCAGGCAATCTGGAACCTGCACTTTGCCGACGCAACGCTGCTGCCCGCCTTCGGGTTCCATCCGATGTACCTGGACCGCTACAGCGAGGCCGGATGTGCCGCGCTTGCCCACCTCGTCGCCACGCATCGACCGGTGGCGATCGGCGAATGCGGTCTCGATTATTTTGTCGAGGGACTCGACCATCAGCAGCAATCCGATGTGCTCGGCGCACACTTGCGGCTCGCCGTCGATCACGGCCTGCCCGTCATTCTGCATGCCCGCCGAGCTGTCGATGCGGTCATCGCGCAACTGCGGCGATTCCGGCCTACCGGCGGCGTCGTGCACAGTTTCAGCGGTTCCTGGCAGCAAGCGGAGCAACTCTTCGCGCTGGGTTTTTCGCTTGGCATCGGCGGGCCGGTCACGTACGAACGAGCACAGCGTCTGCGCGACATTGTCCGGCGCATGCCCATCGAGTTCCTGCTGCTCGAAACGGATGCGCCCGATCAACCAAGTTGCAGTCTTCGCGGGCAGCGGCACACACCGGGCGATCTGCTGTTGATCGCCAAAGCGGTTGCAGACCTGCGATCAATCAGCCTGGAAGCCCTTTCCGCTGCAACCGAGGCGAATTTTTCGCGCCTTTTCGGCCCGCCCGCTACGTAA
- a CDS encoding DUF6116 family protein, protein MSNPIVTQAVSRLKYPWLLALTMIALIVDVLIPDFVPFIDELTLAAMTALFAMWRERRPVPMKTVASTSQAGPKAIGQDGTPPKLP, encoded by the coding sequence ATGAGCAACCCGATCGTGACCCAAGCAGTGTCTCGCCTGAAGTACCCGTGGCTCTTGGCGCTGACGATGATCGCCCTGATTGTTGACGTGCTGATCCCGGATTTCGTGCCCTTTATTGACGAGCTCACGCTCGCCGCGATGACTGCTTTGTTTGCAATGTGGCGAGAACGCCGCCCGGTGCCGATGAAGACGGTGGCGTCAACCAGTCAGGCTGGGCCAAAAGCGATCGGTCAAGATGGCACGCCACCCAAGCTGCCCTGA